Proteins encoded together in one Anticarsia gemmatalis isolate Benzon Research Colony breed Stoneville strain chromosome 1, ilAntGemm2 primary, whole genome shotgun sequence window:
- the LOC142975624 gene encoding gamma-glutamylcyclotransferase-like encodes MCTMFSEMYLVMSFLTFITCSCNVNAASARNDGKFYYYGYGSNLLAKRLHIMNPSAVFYSTAKLENYRLDFNMYADTWNGAVATIVEDQGETVWGSLWTLDKDQINYLDEQEGVSLGWYYPKSVNVTTPNGKTVLARTYLETEIPSKLAKGEDLPIERRPSNTYLEVIALGAIESKLPAEYIGFIFSFPTNGQMAPAKIRKELGYPF; translated from the exons ATGTGCACGATGTTCTCCGAAATGTACCTTGTGATGagttttttgacatttattaccTGTTCCTGCAACGTTAATGCAGCCAGTGCAAGGAACGATGGAAAATTTTATTACTACGGATACGGCAGTAATTTATTAGCGAAGAGGCTCCATATCATGAATCCGTCAGCAGTATTCTACAGCACGGCCAAACTTGAG AATTACAGACTGGACTTCAATATGTACGCGGATACTTGGAACGGTGCTGTGGCCACCATTGTTGAAGATCAAGGGGAAACAGTTTGGGGCAGTCTCTGGACCCTCGATAAAGATCAAATCAACTATCTTGACGA GCAAGAAGGTGTAAGTCTAGGATGGTACTATCCAAAAAGTGTCAACGTAACGACACCTAATGGTAAAACTGTATTGGCTCGAACATACCTGGAAACGGAGATCCCTAGCAAACTGGCGAAAGGAGAAGATTTACCGATTGAAAGACGTCCTTCCAATACCTATCTGGAG GTTATCGCTCTCGGAGCGATTGAATCGAAGCTGCCAGCCGAATACATTGGATTTATTTTCTCATTCCCTACCAATGGACAAATGGCACCTGCAAAAATTAGGAAGGAATTGGGATATCCATTTTAA